The Nitrogeniibacter aestuarii genome has a window encoding:
- a CDS encoding RnfABCDGE type electron transport complex subunit B: MIAAVASLTLLGAVLGILLGVANRVLRVEGNPIVDELVEMMPGTNCGQCGFPGCEGAANAIIDGSAPATCCPPGGKALAAEIAAKLGLSVDLSAMGDVGPRIAEVAEEICIGCCRCSKVCPTDAIIGAAKQIHNVMRDACTGCEACVEKCPTEALSMRPLPVTLQHWVMPKPVAA; encoded by the coding sequence ATGATCGCTGCCGTTGCCAGCCTCACCCTTCTCGGCGCCGTGCTGGGCATTCTGCTCGGGGTGGCCAACCGCGTCCTGCGCGTCGAGGGCAATCCCATCGTGGATGAACTCGTCGAGATGATGCCGGGCACCAACTGTGGCCAGTGCGGCTTCCCCGGGTGCGAGGGCGCCGCCAACGCCATCATCGACGGCAGCGCGCCGGCCACCTGCTGCCCGCCGGGCGGCAAGGCCCTGGCCGCCGAGATTGCCGCCAAGCTCGGGCTGAGTGTGGATCTGTCCGCCATGGGCGATGTCGGCCCGCGCATTGCCGAAGTGGCCGAAGAGATCTGCATCGGCTGTTGCCGGTGCAGCAAGGTCTGCCCCACCGACGCCATCATCGGCGCCGCCAAGCAGATCCACAACGTCATGCGCGACGCCTGTACTGGCTGCGAGGCCTGTGTCGAGAAGTGCCCCACCGAGGCCCTCTCCATGCGCCCGCTGCCCGTGACCCTGCAGCACTGGGTCATGCCCAAGCCGGTCGCCGCCTGA
- the rsxA gene encoding electron transport complex subunit RsxA — translation MKDILLLILSTALVNNVVLVKFLGLCPAMGVSRKMDSALGMGMATTFVLTLAAAASWMLENWLLEPFGLQYLRILTFILVIASVVQFTEMFVKKSSPALYQSLGIYLPLITTNCAVLGVALLNVAEHFSFFKSLLYGFGSALGFTLVLLIFAGLRERIALARVPAAFAGAPIAFVTISLLALAFMGFSGMKV, via the coding sequence ATGAAGGACATCCTGCTACTCATTCTCTCGACCGCGTTGGTCAACAACGTGGTGCTGGTCAAGTTTCTCGGCCTGTGCCCCGCCATGGGCGTGTCCAGAAAAATGGACAGCGCGCTGGGCATGGGCATGGCCACCACCTTCGTGCTCACGCTGGCGGCCGCCGCCTCGTGGATGCTCGAAAACTGGCTGCTCGAACCCTTCGGGCTGCAGTACCTGCGCATCCTCACCTTCATTCTGGTGATTGCCTCGGTGGTGCAGTTCACCGAAATGTTCGTGAAAAAGAGCAGCCCGGCCCTGTACCAGTCGCTCGGTATCTACCTGCCGCTCATCACCACCAACTGCGCGGTGCTGGGCGTGGCCCTGCTCAACGTGGCCGAACACTTCAGCTTCTTCAAGAGCCTGCTCTACGGCTTCGGCTCGGCGTTGGGCTTCACGCTGGTGCTGCTGATCTTCGCCGGCCTGCGCGAGCGCATCGCCCTGGCGCGGGTGCCTGCTGCCTTCGCGGGCGCGCCCATCGCCTTTGTCACCATCAGTCTCCTTGCCCTGGCCTTCATGGGCTTTTCGGGCATGAAAGTGTAG
- the nifL gene encoding nitrogen fixation negative regulator NifL yields the protein MTAMTRGKSKPKRVSSADDLPFEVYRQAVDQADIAISITDQRANILYANTAFTAITGYAADEIIGCNESVLSNHTTPAKLYKEMWAHLSEQRPWSGRVLNRRKDGQLYLADLTISPVVGPDGTTSHFLGIHRDVTEFNRLERVVRNQKMLIESTLNAAPVGLALLDTTGRVILDNEACKRLTSDMGTQEPAHFILDMLMPDWRELLGDDPSRCAFANREVRIDRRGGAQRWLSVTASIIETQSDCADTYFTASQQPGLLLVINDVTELHVEQERARADALKIALIDEERNAAIREGLSAALYRLDEPLNMMTSALHVLRRREPATAEILNEAVNASREHMDALRQVIPPAPPESQSTVNINEIVRDVLEISVPRMLAAGVTVDWKPMSTLPNIQARPLQLRMLFKALVDNAIEAMNTKGWRQRELTVTSSLTDARVVVCVLDTGPGLSDAARHRAFEPFFSAKSGRHLGTGLSRAQQIVSDHGGLIDLNPRPDGGCAAIVELRIDGDPL from the coding sequence ATGACAGCAATGACACGCGGCAAATCAAAACCAAAACGCGTCTCATCGGCAGACGACCTGCCCTTCGAGGTATACCGCCAGGCCGTGGATCAGGCCGACATCGCCATCTCGATCACCGATCAGCGGGCAAACATCCTGTATGCCAACACGGCATTCACCGCCATCACCGGCTACGCGGCTGACGAGATCATCGGCTGCAATGAGTCGGTGCTCTCGAACCACACCACGCCGGCCAAGCTGTACAAGGAGATGTGGGCCCATCTGTCGGAGCAGCGCCCATGGAGTGGTCGGGTGCTCAACCGCCGCAAGGATGGCCAGCTCTATCTGGCGGACCTGACCATCTCGCCGGTGGTCGGGCCGGATGGCACCACGAGTCACTTCCTCGGCATCCACCGCGACGTGACCGAGTTCAACCGTCTCGAGCGGGTGGTGCGCAACCAGAAGATGCTCATCGAGTCGACGCTCAACGCGGCGCCCGTGGGCCTTGCCCTGCTCGACACGACCGGCCGGGTGATTCTCGACAACGAAGCCTGCAAGCGCCTGACCTCCGACATGGGCACGCAGGAGCCGGCGCATTTCATTCTCGACATGCTCATGCCCGACTGGCGTGAGTTGCTGGGCGACGATCCCTCGCGCTGCGCCTTCGCCAATCGCGAGGTTCGCATCGACCGCCGTGGCGGCGCCCAGCGCTGGCTGTCGGTCACCGCCTCGATCATCGAAACCCAGAGCGATTGTGCCGACACCTACTTCACCGCCTCGCAGCAACCCGGCCTGCTGCTGGTGATCAATGACGTGACCGAGTTGCATGTGGAGCAGGAGCGCGCCCGCGCGGACGCGCTCAAGATCGCCCTCATCGACGAAGAGCGCAACGCAGCCATCCGCGAAGGCCTCTCGGCTGCGCTCTACCGGCTCGACGAGCCGCTCAACATGATGACCTCGGCCCTGCATGTGCTGCGCCGGCGCGAGCCAGCCACCGCCGAGATCCTGAACGAAGCGGTCAACGCCAGCCGCGAGCACATGGACGCGTTGCGCCAGGTGATCCCGCCGGCGCCGCCGGAGAGCCAGTCGACGGTGAATATCAACGAGATCGTGCGGGACGTGCTCGAAATCAGTGTGCCGCGCATGCTGGCAGCCGGTGTGACGGTGGACTGGAAGCCCATGTCCACCCTGCCCAACATCCAGGCCCGGCCGCTGCAGCTGCGCATGCTCTTCAAGGCGCTGGTCGACAACGCCATCGAAGCCATGAACACCAAAGGCTGGCGGCAACGCGAACTGACCGTGACCAGCAGCCTCACCGACGCGCGCGTGGTGGTGTGCGTGCTCGACACCGGCCCCGGCCTGAGCGACGCCGCCCGCCATCGCGCGTTTGAACCCTTCTTCTCGGCCAAGAGCGGCCGCCATCTGGGCACCGGGCTGTCCCGCGCCCAGCAGATCGTCTCAGATCATGGCGGCCTGATCGACCTCAATCCACGGCCCGACGGCGGCTGCGCCGCCA